The following is a genomic window from Nymphaea colorata isolate Beijing-Zhang1983 chromosome 3, ASM883128v2, whole genome shotgun sequence.
TAATTAATTGTCAGGCAGCCAAGTAGCCGTTACCTTCATAGAGACAGCTCACCGTACAGGCAGTAAAGAGAACAAAAATGAGATAACGCAACGTcaccaaacaagaaaacatcAAGGAATAACAAAAAGGCTAGCAcagatgcaacaaaaaaaaaaaaaaaggtgacgGTAGAAAGAAGACAATCTAAATGTCAAGCACTTGACAATGGAAGGAAAGATATAGAAGTAATCAATCGACTCCACGAACTAATTATAAAGAAAGTCATCAGCTAAAGACAGTTATAATACTATCATTATAAAATCCTTATCCCAAACAAAGACATCGCAGTAAAAGGACAATGACGACTGGCACCGCCCGCAACCGGTCGCATATCATTAGCCTCATCCACCGAATACGAATACGAGTGCTAAGAGAGAAATCGCGCCAAAACCACAGATTCAGGGAAACGAGACAATTCCAATACGGAATGGGAATTAGAAAGAGGAATTAgggcaaaagagaaaagagggcgGAGGCtgggaaggaagaggaggagggggcATTCACCGTGGGCCGTGTCACCGCCGACCTGGTGGACGGCCATGAATACACCAATGAAGATGCCGAGGGTGCCGAAGACTAGAAGAGAGAGTGCGAGGGCTATCTCCTTCACCGGTGGCCGGTTGTGAATGATGTAGGACGTCTCCAGTATGTCGTCATCGCTAATGGAGAACGCCTGGTCGACATACGCCATTGAAGGCAATCAGAGAAGTTTGAGAGAGCACTTGGGGTTGCCTTGTTGAGGGGGGCTTTGCTTAGAAGACGAGCTTGCAGAGAAAGCAATCTCTGAGCAGAAACGaaagggacagagagagagagagcgagagaaagacgTCTCGTGCAATTCAGAAGAAAAGCTTCGCACATAAGGAAGGGTGATTACTGGTGTGACGCGGAAAACATCTTCGAATTAAGTCCGTTTTGGGTCGCTTAGGCATTCTGAAGCCACTGAAGATATGTTGCCGATCTGGTCCGACACTTTCTCTTTAAAGACAAAGTGGCCCCtaaatttttgataaattgaCGGCATCTAGGCAGGGCTTGATGTGTGGATGACACATCGATCTCAGAAAATGCCTGAACTTATTGACCATCACATGGCTACTTCAACCATCGCGCCTTTTATTTTAATATGCTATTTACCACTAGAACGAAAAGTATTTTTGAGATACTTAAATGATAAATAATTGTGTATGATTAGCATTAGTGCAGATCACGGGGGGTTCAAATTTTCAGTAATTTAAAGCTCCATACAAATTTAAAAGGATTTGTGCATCACCGTGtctattttaaattatatttaaagGTGGTTGAAAGAGAATGCGGAAAGGTTATTTTTACCGCACAGGAAAGGAAGAAGTCGGTGACTGACGTCGAAATCGAGTAAAATAAAGATGGAGGAGAAATCaacttttttatattcaattttAGGATGTAGCAAGAGTATTATAGTCATTCAGCATTATGTGAGCAACCAACTGACCAAGTATGTCTTCCAGAAGCAATTAAGCGAGGATAAAACAATCAGCCGACTTTCTCGAGAGGGAAAAACAAACGGTATTAGGGATTGGAGAGCCTAGCAGATCCTTCATTGGAAATGGTAAGTTCTGTTAtagatatttctttttaataaacaaAGAGAAACCAGTTAGCTTGAGCGAGGCACATGATCAGCTAGTTTGGTGGCTCTTTtagtgagaaaaaataaaaaacatttgcTCCAAGTTCTATACAAACATATCACGATCACCGTGAAGGAGAGTGCGTAACGCAGCCATGACTACTAGGTTTCAAAGGCTTTGGATTTAACAGCTAAACATGAGTGCCCGAGGGCCGTCATTGGGCTTGCACCGATGAatccataattttttcttcacatTAGTTTAATTTGAAAGTCAAGCGtgaatatataaatttttaagttaCGTGAATAAATCCTCATGGCAGTGTTCAAGAGCTAGCGTGATAATATGAATcagaaacattttcttttcataatatATTCTGTTTTGTTTTAGCGGGATAATTTAGCATGGGAACCAtttgaagaaagggaaaacattttcttcgtCCCCTATACAGCACTTTCACAACTACCACaaggaattgaaatttaaaaaaaaaaaaactaatttttgaaaaataaaatttcaggaattctttttatttattggcATAAAATTCAAGAACATACGGATCATGTCCTTCTCTCCTTCTGTGAATAATTTAAGTCCTGTTGCACTTAATTAACGTTAGAAAGATGGTGGGGTGGGGCCAGTCACCAGTCAAGGAGACAAGGACTTAGGCCGAAGGTGGAGGGGTTGATGGCGAGCCAGGTCCAAGTCGACGAGGCGCGTCGCAGCCTAGGCCAACCGGGACCTTCACATCACCCTCCCTCAACACGCTAGGGCTGGACTTTCATGCACTGACCCAGTCAACGTCAGAATGTGGACTCATCAAAAACGGTGGAAACCCATGCAATGCAACTagttcattattattttttactttttttcccCCCCCCCTTGGTTGGGGCCTCATATGCCTGTGCGGAAGACTTTTAAGATGTCAGCTACAATTCCACCCCCTTCACCGATTCTACGTTGGAAGCTTCGGATCTCCCATTATCATAGCCACATGagagcaaatatatatatatatatatatatatatatatatcaaatgattgaaatatTGCTGGATAACTTTATACGAAAGTTGAAGTTTGCCCAATGCTGAATGTTGTcgaatgattaaaaatttaaaaagttgacaaaaaaaaaatcagctgcCACAAAAACAACAAGTGATTAAAGAGGCTTATACTGCTTTGATGCTTCTATTAATAGATTTCTTTATCTCTAACCATATGGCATAcaacaaatttaaatatatttaaagcTTGCTAATGGAACTTATGGGGTTTAGTACATGAACAATGGTGCATCCTTAGATCCTCAACTCAAGCTTCAAACACCACCTTTTAAAGCCGTTAATAAAACCATTCATATTATATTACCCCTTTCCCTTCAGGGAAATTGTCTTTTCCACTGTCCTTTCGTTAAGGTGTAAAAGTTTGATTAGACTAAGTAAAACgagataaatttatttttatatatgcttTGCTTCATGGAAGTGAAGAAAGCCAATAATGGAAAGTTCACGGAACCAGCCAAGTTTGAAGCCCTAATTTTCATGTGAGTGAGAATAGTATTATATCGAGAGCCAAAAACTCCATGACCACAGAGGGGAGTAATTGAATTCTTTTACACCGTGGAAAGGATGAATATGAGAGGACAATTTTGATCTTTTAAGCTGAAGGATTTCAAATGCTGCTTACTAAATATTCCACCAAACTCAAACATGTACTTCTAAGTAACACCATAGATAATCTGGGGAAGAGAGTGAGTGAAAAATCTGGCAGTAGTTATAGAAGATGCTACCAAGCATCTAGGGCGGTTGGAAAAGATGGATGAACGGCATCCTGGCAACAGCAAAAGGACAACTTTCCGTTCACGTGGAATTCAACCAAGTTCTCAACGTTTTCATTCCACTGCTTGGTTTTCGTCAACTTGGACGCATTGATTGCATTTCACATGCTGTGTAGCATACTTTGAATATGATGCATGAGAAAGTTTGAGGCAAATGGGATGTTGGAAgctgtgaattttaaatttcaaaaaaacaaaccaatttaaaacattaataaaatttcaaaaaagaaatggtcacattttaacaaagaaagaaagaaagaaagaaagaaagctgaAGAAATTATAACATCCCGCAAGCAAGAATGAAAAACAGATCCCAAAACAAGTATAAGTCTAAAAGAAGTGACTGAACTCGTGACTCTTTCAACTTTTCGCCCATTTCCATCAATTCCTTTTTCCAGCTTAGCTTAATCATATGCGCTATGCCACGAAGAACCAACTCCGCCAATTCCAATGTTTAGTTAAGAAAAAGCAAGCAGTTTGTAAACTATTAACCGGCTAATTTTTATGGCATTAAGATTTTGAAGTATGATCGAGTGGTTTTCTGCTAGCGACCTCGATTCTGTACAACTTCAACTTATTCGTTGGTTCTTTAAAAGGAACAGAATCGTTTATATTTTGAAACTATTCCCCGGCCGGCCAAGCAGCAGGACAGAGAAAACACATATTGTTTCTATCGTGTCGTACAACTCCGAGGGAGCTTAGGGTTTTTAAAGCAAGAGCCAGGCTCCCACgataaacaaacaaacagttTCCTGTTGAGGTCTCAAGCACGTGCTTTCTCACCATTTTATGTTTTACTACGCAGCTGGTGATGCATAGGGTTTATACCTGCTGCTGCTGACATGTACACGCCGTTTGAGGAAGAGGgcttaattaattttttctttcttatgtgTTTGGCTTGTTCTTAGTGCATCATCCTCCTCCACTTTTCACTTTCCGGCCATGGCCCCCCAAGAATCGGTTCCCCTTCTCTCTTGGGATCGAGTTTCAATCACCGGTTGTCCAACCTTTGACATTATACAAATACGAAAATTAGGGCAGAGGAGATTAATATCATCTGTATTGTTTGGAAGTGGAAACGCGAATGGAAGATATTAGGAGAAAAGGGGCGACGCTTCTCGCTTGCGTCATCATCTAGTACGTAAGCTCAAGCAGGATTTTATATATCATATCAAGAAAATGAGATGATTTATTAACTCACATTACTCCCAAGATCCACCCGGCGTGATAACTACCTCACAACCCAACCTCTCGTTACGGCGAacgagaagaaaacaaaaaaccccgtaaaaaaaaaaaaaattaaaaattaaaaggagaaaaagagaagggaagaggtaaaggtctctctccctctctctttcgaTTCGCCTCTCCTCTCctccccttcccttccctttctctcagAAGCCACACTTCTCTCTTCCATATTCATCCCCAACCTTCCTCCTCCTttgattcttctttcttttcttcccgagtttctttctccttcttcttgtgcttgCACACCGAGAGCagcatataaagagaaaaaagaaaaacaagaaaggagaAGGGGAATCAAATCCGATCAACAGAAGCGAGAGGGAAGCACCATCGACGAGATCCAAGAAAAGGCGAAGAATAGGAGGTCGGAAAAagcagaaagagagaagaaaaaggagaagacaaCAGGAAAGAGCCACCACCAGAGAGAAGGACAGAGGAAGagagccaaaaagaaaagagagggagaaagagaagaaaagaaaaccgcGTGTTGGGGTTTCTGTGGTTTTTTGTGGGGAGAACGCCGCGCCGCGCCGCGCCATTCATGAGAAGAGCCCCACGGCCGAAGGGATGAATCTTCCCGGCAGCCGCCCCACCACTTCACGGCGCAGGCCCAACCTCTCACCGATCCCCCTCCCAACGCGCGACATCTCCCTGGCCGTACCCCTCCCCTTGCCGCCGACGAGCACAGCCCCTCCCTCCTCCGGCGCGATCGCCTTCTCCGACCTCCAGCGCGTCGAACTCATCGGCTATGGCAACGGCGGAAAGGTCTACCTGGTACGCCACATGCCTACCGGCGCCCAGTACGCCCTCAAGGTCATCTATGGCAACCACGACGACAACATCCGCCGTCAGATCTGTCGCGAGATCGAGATCCTGAAGACCACCTCCTCGCCGCACCTGGTGCGCTGCATCGGCATGTTCGACAACGGCGGGGAGATCCAGGTGTTGCTCGAATACATGGACGGCGGTTCTCTGGAGGGAAAGCGGTTCGGTGAGGCCCAGCTTGCCGTCTTCTCCCGTCAGATCCTGGAGGGGCTGAACTACCTCCACCGCGTCAAGAAGATTGTCCACCGCGACATCAAGCCCTCCAACCTCCTTACCAACGCCCGCCGCGACTGCGTCAAGATCGCAGACTTCGGCGTCAGCCGGATCCTCTCCCAGACCATGGACCCCTGCAGGTCGTCTGTGGGAACGATCGCCTACAT
Proteins encoded in this region:
- the LOC116251279 gene encoding uncharacterized protein LOC116251279, encoding MAYVDQAFSISDDDILETSYIIHNRPPVKEIALALSLLVFGTLGIFIGVFMAVHQVGGDTAHGVFFALLGSLLFLPGFYYTRIAYYAYKGYKGFSFSNIPPV
- the LOC116250955 gene encoding mitogen-activated protein kinase kinase 5-like, which codes for MNLPGSRPTTSRRRPNLSPIPLPTRDISLAVPLPLPPTSTAPPSSGAIAFSDLQRVELIGYGNGGKVYLVRHMPTGAQYALKVIYGNHDDNIRRQICREIEILKTTSSPHLVRCIGMFDNGGEIQVLLEYMDGGSLEGKRFGEAQLAVFSRQILEGLNYLHRVKKIVHRDIKPSNLLTNARRDCVKIADFGVSRILSQTMDPCRSSVGTIAYMSPERINTDLNEGNYDGSAGDIWSLGLSILECYLGRFPLAVRQTDWATLMNAICCAPPPEAPPEASPEFRDFIRRCLQTEPTQRWSASKLLSHPFITRQQMMPPPPLPASAMMPPPPLLTMSPAVLMPPPRLQPHLPHPNPHQHPQQGLHHQQVQDHQR